The proteins below are encoded in one region of Macaca nemestrina isolate mMacNem1 chromosome 10, mMacNem.hap1, whole genome shotgun sequence:
- the LOC105484104 gene encoding F-box/LRR-repeat protein 14 isoform X4 yields the protein METHISCLFPELLAMIFGYLDVRDKGRAAQVCTAWRDAAYHKSVWRGVEAKLHLRRANPSLFPSLQARGIRRVQILSLRRSLSYVIQGMANIESLNLSGCYNLTDNGLGHAFVQEIGSLRALNLSLCKQITDSSLGRIAQYLKGLEVLELGGCSNITNTGLLLIAWGLQRLKSLNLRSCRHLSDVGIGHLAGMTRSAAEGCLGLEQLTLQDCQKLTDLSLKHISRGLMGLRLLNLSFCGGISDAGLLHLSHMGSLRSLNLRSCDNISDTGIMHLAMGSLRLSGLDVSFCDKVGDQSLAYIAQGLDGLKSLSLCSCHISDDGINRMVRQMHGLRTLNIGQCVRITDKGLELIAEHLSQLTGIDLYGCTRITKRGLERITQLPCLKEARGDFSPLFTVRTRGSSRR from the coding sequence atggAGACCCACATCTCATGCCTGTTCCCGGAGCTGCTGGCCATGATCTTCGGCTACCTGGACGTCCGGGACAAGGGGCGCGCGGCGCAGGTGTGCACGGCCTGGCGGGACGCCGCCTACCACAAGTCGGTGTGGCGGGGGGTGGAGGCCAAGCTGCACCTGCGCCGGGCCAACCCGTCGCTGTTCCCCAGCCTGCAGGCCCGGGGCATCCGCCGCGTGCAGATCCTGAGCCTCCGCCGCAGCCTCAGCTACGTGATCCAGGGCATGGCCAACATCGAGAGCCTCAACCTCAGCGGCTGCTACAACCTCACCGACAACGGGCTGGGCCACGCGTTTGTGCAGGAGATCGGCTCCCTGCGCGCTCTCAACCTGAGCCTCTGCAAGCAGATcactgacagcagcctgggccgCATAGCCCAGTATCTGAAGGGCCTGGAGGTGCTGGAGCTGGGGGGTTGCAGCAACATCACCAACACTGGCCTTTTGCTCATCGCCTGGGGTCTGCAGCGCCTCAAGAGCCTTAACCTCCGCAGCTGCCGCCACCTCTCGGATGTCGGCATCGGGCACCTGGCCGGCATGACGCGCAGCGCTGCGGAGGGCTGCCTGGGCCTGGAGCAGCTCACGCTACAGGACTGCCAGAAGCTCACAGATCTTTCTCTAAAGCACATCTCCCGAGGGCTGATGGGCCTGAGGCTCCTCAACCTCAGCTTCTGTGGGGGCATCTCGGACGCTGGCCTCCTGCACCTGTCGCACATGGGCAGCCTGCGCAGCCTCAACCTGCGCTCCTGTGACAACATCAGTGACACGGGCATCATGCATCTGGCCATGGGCAGCCTGCGCCTCTCGGGGCTGGATGTGTCGTTCTGTGACAAGGTGGGAGACCAGAGTCTGGCTTACATAGCCCAAGGGCTGGATGGCctcaagtctctctctctctgctcctgcCACATCAGTGATGATGGCATCAACCGCATGGTGCGGCAGATGCACGGGCTGCGCACGCTCAACATTGGACAGTGTGTGCGCATCACGGACAAGGGCCTGGAGCTGATCGCTGAGCACCTGAGCCAGCTCACCGGCATAGACCTGTACGGCTGCACCCGAATCACCAAGCGCGGCCTGGAGCGCATCACGCAGCTGCCCTGCCTCAAG
- the LOC105484104 gene encoding F-box/LRR-repeat protein 14 isoform X2, with protein METHISCLFPELLAMIFGYLDVRDKGRAAQVCTAWRDAAYHKSVWRGVEAKLHLRRANPSLFPSLQARGIRRVQILSLRRSLSYVIQGMANIESLNLSGCYNLTDNGLGHAFVQEIGSLRALNLSLCKQITDSSLGRIAQYLKGLEVLELGGCSNITNTGLLLIAWGLQRLKSLNLRSCRHLSDVGIGHLAGMTRSAAEGCLGLEQLTLQDCQKLTDLSLKHISRGLMGLRLLNLSFCGGISDAGLLHLSHMGSLRSLNLRSCDNISDTGIMHLAMGSLRLSGLDVSFCDKVGDQSLAYIAQGLDGLKSLSLCSCHISDDGINRMVRQMHGLRTLNIGQCVRITDKGLELIAEHLSQLTGIDLYGCTRITKRGLERITQLPCLKVLNLGLWQMTDSEKVRRHEGIFLHYSL; from the coding sequence atggAGACCCACATCTCATGCCTGTTCCCGGAGCTGCTGGCCATGATCTTCGGCTACCTGGACGTCCGGGACAAGGGGCGCGCGGCGCAGGTGTGCACGGCCTGGCGGGACGCCGCCTACCACAAGTCGGTGTGGCGGGGGGTGGAGGCCAAGCTGCACCTGCGCCGGGCCAACCCGTCGCTGTTCCCCAGCCTGCAGGCCCGGGGCATCCGCCGCGTGCAGATCCTGAGCCTCCGCCGCAGCCTCAGCTACGTGATCCAGGGCATGGCCAACATCGAGAGCCTCAACCTCAGCGGCTGCTACAACCTCACCGACAACGGGCTGGGCCACGCGTTTGTGCAGGAGATCGGCTCCCTGCGCGCTCTCAACCTGAGCCTCTGCAAGCAGATcactgacagcagcctgggccgCATAGCCCAGTATCTGAAGGGCCTGGAGGTGCTGGAGCTGGGGGGTTGCAGCAACATCACCAACACTGGCCTTTTGCTCATCGCCTGGGGTCTGCAGCGCCTCAAGAGCCTTAACCTCCGCAGCTGCCGCCACCTCTCGGATGTCGGCATCGGGCACCTGGCCGGCATGACGCGCAGCGCTGCGGAGGGCTGCCTGGGCCTGGAGCAGCTCACGCTACAGGACTGCCAGAAGCTCACAGATCTTTCTCTAAAGCACATCTCCCGAGGGCTGATGGGCCTGAGGCTCCTCAACCTCAGCTTCTGTGGGGGCATCTCGGACGCTGGCCTCCTGCACCTGTCGCACATGGGCAGCCTGCGCAGCCTCAACCTGCGCTCCTGTGACAACATCAGTGACACGGGCATCATGCATCTGGCCATGGGCAGCCTGCGCCTCTCGGGGCTGGATGTGTCGTTCTGTGACAAGGTGGGAGACCAGAGTCTGGCTTACATAGCCCAAGGGCTGGATGGCctcaagtctctctctctctgctcctgcCACATCAGTGATGATGGCATCAACCGCATGGTGCGGCAGATGCACGGGCTGCGCACGCTCAACATTGGACAGTGTGTGCGCATCACGGACAAGGGCCTGGAGCTGATCGCTGAGCACCTGAGCCAGCTCACCGGCATAGACCTGTACGGCTGCACCCGAATCACCAAGCGCGGCCTGGAGCGCATCACGCAGCTGCCCTGCCTCAAGGTACTCAACCTGGGACTCTGGCAGATGACGGACAGTGAGAAGGTCAG
- the LOC105484104 gene encoding F-box/LRR-repeat protein 14 isoform X3, translating into METHISCLFPELLAMIFGYLDVRDKGRAAQVCTAWRDAAYHKSVWRGVEAKLHLRRANPSLFPSLQARGIRRVQILSLRRSLSYVIQGMANIESLNLSGCYNLTDNGLGHAFVQEIGSLRALNLSLCKQITDSSLGRIAQYLKGLEVLELGGCSNITNTGLLLIAWGLQRLKSLNLRSCRHLSDVGIGHLAGMTRSAAEGCLGLEQLTLQDCQKLTDLSLKHISRGLMGLRLLNLSFCGGISDAGLLHLSHMGSLRSLNLRSCDNISDTGIMHLAMGSLRLSGLDVSFCDKVGDQSLAYIAQGLDGLKSLSLCSCHISDDGINRMVRQMHGLRTLNIGQCVRITDKGLELIAEHLSQLTGIDLYGCTRITKRGLERITQLPCLKVLNLGLWQMTDSEKELLTWRSSRQG; encoded by the coding sequence atggAGACCCACATCTCATGCCTGTTCCCGGAGCTGCTGGCCATGATCTTCGGCTACCTGGACGTCCGGGACAAGGGGCGCGCGGCGCAGGTGTGCACGGCCTGGCGGGACGCCGCCTACCACAAGTCGGTGTGGCGGGGGGTGGAGGCCAAGCTGCACCTGCGCCGGGCCAACCCGTCGCTGTTCCCCAGCCTGCAGGCCCGGGGCATCCGCCGCGTGCAGATCCTGAGCCTCCGCCGCAGCCTCAGCTACGTGATCCAGGGCATGGCCAACATCGAGAGCCTCAACCTCAGCGGCTGCTACAACCTCACCGACAACGGGCTGGGCCACGCGTTTGTGCAGGAGATCGGCTCCCTGCGCGCTCTCAACCTGAGCCTCTGCAAGCAGATcactgacagcagcctgggccgCATAGCCCAGTATCTGAAGGGCCTGGAGGTGCTGGAGCTGGGGGGTTGCAGCAACATCACCAACACTGGCCTTTTGCTCATCGCCTGGGGTCTGCAGCGCCTCAAGAGCCTTAACCTCCGCAGCTGCCGCCACCTCTCGGATGTCGGCATCGGGCACCTGGCCGGCATGACGCGCAGCGCTGCGGAGGGCTGCCTGGGCCTGGAGCAGCTCACGCTACAGGACTGCCAGAAGCTCACAGATCTTTCTCTAAAGCACATCTCCCGAGGGCTGATGGGCCTGAGGCTCCTCAACCTCAGCTTCTGTGGGGGCATCTCGGACGCTGGCCTCCTGCACCTGTCGCACATGGGCAGCCTGCGCAGCCTCAACCTGCGCTCCTGTGACAACATCAGTGACACGGGCATCATGCATCTGGCCATGGGCAGCCTGCGCCTCTCGGGGCTGGATGTGTCGTTCTGTGACAAGGTGGGAGACCAGAGTCTGGCTTACATAGCCCAAGGGCTGGATGGCctcaagtctctctctctctgctcctgcCACATCAGTGATGATGGCATCAACCGCATGGTGCGGCAGATGCACGGGCTGCGCACGCTCAACATTGGACAGTGTGTGCGCATCACGGACAAGGGCCTGGAGCTGATCGCTGAGCACCTGAGCCAGCTCACCGGCATAGACCTGTACGGCTGCACCCGAATCACCAAGCGCGGCCTGGAGCGCATCACGCAGCTGCCCTGCCTCAAGGTACTCAACCTGGGACTCTGGCAGATGACGGACAGTGAGAAG
- the LOC105484104 gene encoding F-box/LRR-repeat protein 14 isoform X1 produces METHISCLFPELLAMIFGYLDVRDKGRAAQVCTAWRDAAYHKSVWRGVEAKLHLRRANPSLFPSLQARGIRRVQILSLRRSLSYVIQGMANIESLNLSGCYNLTDNGLGHAFVQEIGSLRALNLSLCKQITDSSLGRIAQYLKGLEVLELGGCSNITNTGLLLIAWGLQRLKSLNLRSCRHLSDVGIGHLAGMTRSAAEGCLGLEQLTLQDCQKLTDLSLKHISRGLMGLRLLNLSFCGGISDAGLLHLSHMGSLRSLNLRSCDNISDTGIMHLAMGSLRLSGLDVSFCDKVGDQSLAYIAQGLDGLKSLSLCSCHISDDGINRMVRQMHGLRTLNIGQCVRITDKGLELIAEHLSQLTGIDLYGCTRITKRGLERITQLPCLKVLNLGLWQMTDSEKEARGDFSPLFTVRTRGSSRR; encoded by the coding sequence atggAGACCCACATCTCATGCCTGTTCCCGGAGCTGCTGGCCATGATCTTCGGCTACCTGGACGTCCGGGACAAGGGGCGCGCGGCGCAGGTGTGCACGGCCTGGCGGGACGCCGCCTACCACAAGTCGGTGTGGCGGGGGGTGGAGGCCAAGCTGCACCTGCGCCGGGCCAACCCGTCGCTGTTCCCCAGCCTGCAGGCCCGGGGCATCCGCCGCGTGCAGATCCTGAGCCTCCGCCGCAGCCTCAGCTACGTGATCCAGGGCATGGCCAACATCGAGAGCCTCAACCTCAGCGGCTGCTACAACCTCACCGACAACGGGCTGGGCCACGCGTTTGTGCAGGAGATCGGCTCCCTGCGCGCTCTCAACCTGAGCCTCTGCAAGCAGATcactgacagcagcctgggccgCATAGCCCAGTATCTGAAGGGCCTGGAGGTGCTGGAGCTGGGGGGTTGCAGCAACATCACCAACACTGGCCTTTTGCTCATCGCCTGGGGTCTGCAGCGCCTCAAGAGCCTTAACCTCCGCAGCTGCCGCCACCTCTCGGATGTCGGCATCGGGCACCTGGCCGGCATGACGCGCAGCGCTGCGGAGGGCTGCCTGGGCCTGGAGCAGCTCACGCTACAGGACTGCCAGAAGCTCACAGATCTTTCTCTAAAGCACATCTCCCGAGGGCTGATGGGCCTGAGGCTCCTCAACCTCAGCTTCTGTGGGGGCATCTCGGACGCTGGCCTCCTGCACCTGTCGCACATGGGCAGCCTGCGCAGCCTCAACCTGCGCTCCTGTGACAACATCAGTGACACGGGCATCATGCATCTGGCCATGGGCAGCCTGCGCCTCTCGGGGCTGGATGTGTCGTTCTGTGACAAGGTGGGAGACCAGAGTCTGGCTTACATAGCCCAAGGGCTGGATGGCctcaagtctctctctctctgctcctgcCACATCAGTGATGATGGCATCAACCGCATGGTGCGGCAGATGCACGGGCTGCGCACGCTCAACATTGGACAGTGTGTGCGCATCACGGACAAGGGCCTGGAGCTGATCGCTGAGCACCTGAGCCAGCTCACCGGCATAGACCTGTACGGCTGCACCCGAATCACCAAGCGCGGCCTGGAGCGCATCACGCAGCTGCCCTGCCTCAAGGTACTCAACCTGGGACTCTGGCAGATGACGGACAGTGAGAAG